In Pontiella desulfatans, one DNA window encodes the following:
- a CDS encoding purple acid phosphatase family protein → MRTKAIGLMALFPLLCLGKADFYRVAWRSDPATTAVICWNQVSGENPEVCFDTVDHDRKAIAYRHRQAPSRTLEYRGMNNHFVRLENLKPDTAYYFVVCDSEGVGRRLWFKTAPDKPQPFTFVAGGDSRTNRDPRREGNKLVAKLRPLFVLFGGDYSGSGTAPQWAEWFEDWQLTIGEDGRIPPIIATHGNHENADMQMMEHLFDTPHPDQYYSLGIGGDMMRIWVLNSELEYKDADKVPEQNEWIRSDLPKHPGVQWKLATYHRPMRPHTAHKSEGLNRIDWWARLFHAQGVDLVVESDTHMTKRSYPVRPSEGEGSYEGFIRDDQNGFVFIGEGSWGAPKRPPNDDKPWTMASESFYQFKWIQAFPHELLIRTVKFENVDAVEPLTEGNLFDEPESMVFWEPESGKVLRLPFDASHPSYSTPIEPRTILANGSEWEWSLDGTGWSTGVAPLGYGDEKVNPIDLPDGEKPISVRFRKTFGVADPAEVSRLFFDVKVDDGCLIKLNGQEVVRYNLPDGETTPQTRASMKMVGWKFKSGIPFPVDPKHLKPGANEIEVRVHQQSPTSSDLMFDMAVRIKE, encoded by the coding sequence GTGAGAACAAAAGCGATTGGCCTGATGGCCCTGTTTCCCCTGCTTTGTTTGGGCAAGGCGGATTTCTACCGCGTGGCCTGGCGCTCGGATCCGGCCACGACGGCGGTAATCTGCTGGAACCAGGTTTCCGGTGAAAACCCGGAGGTCTGTTTCGATACGGTGGACCACGACCGGAAGGCCATTGCCTACCGGCATCGCCAGGCGCCAAGCCGCACCCTTGAATACCGGGGGATGAACAATCATTTCGTGCGGCTGGAAAACCTGAAGCCCGACACCGCCTATTATTTCGTGGTCTGCGATTCCGAAGGGGTGGGGCGGCGCCTTTGGTTCAAGACCGCGCCGGACAAGCCGCAACCGTTCACGTTTGTTGCGGGCGGCGATTCGCGCACCAACCGCGATCCGCGGCGCGAGGGCAACAAGCTGGTGGCGAAACTGCGCCCGTTGTTTGTTTTGTTCGGTGGCGACTATTCCGGTTCCGGAACCGCCCCGCAATGGGCCGAATGGTTCGAGGATTGGCAGTTGACGATTGGCGAAGACGGGCGGATCCCTCCCATCATCGCCACCCACGGCAACCACGAGAATGCCGACATGCAGATGATGGAGCATCTGTTCGATACGCCCCATCCGGACCAATACTACTCCCTGGGCATCGGCGGCGACATGATGCGCATCTGGGTGCTCAACTCCGAGCTGGAATACAAGGATGCCGACAAGGTGCCGGAGCAGAATGAATGGATCCGCTCCGACCTTCCGAAGCATCCGGGCGTCCAATGGAAACTCGCCACCTACCATCGCCCCATGCGCCCGCACACCGCGCACAAAAGCGAGGGGCTGAACCGCATCGACTGGTGGGCCCGGCTGTTCCACGCGCAGGGCGTCGACCTGGTTGTCGAGTCCGACACCCACATGACCAAGCGCAGCTATCCGGTGCGCCCCTCCGAAGGCGAGGGGAGCTACGAGGGCTTCATCCGCGACGACCAAAACGGATTCGTCTTCATTGGCGAGGGCAGCTGGGGGGCGCCGAAGCGGCCGCCCAACGACGATAAGCCGTGGACGATGGCCAGCGAGTCCTTCTACCAATTCAAATGGATCCAGGCTTTCCCCCACGAGCTGCTGATCCGGACGGTGAAGTTCGAGAACGTCGATGCCGTCGAGCCGCTCACGGAAGGCAACCTGTTCGACGAGCCGGAAAGCATGGTGTTCTGGGAACCGGAAAGCGGCAAGGTGCTGCGGCTCCCGTTCGATGCCAGTCATCCGTCCTACTCAACGCCGATTGAACCGCGCACCATTCTGGCGAACGGTTCGGAATGGGAATGGAGCCTGGACGGAACCGGCTGGAGCACCGGCGTTGCGCCGCTCGGCTATGGCGACGAAAAGGTGAACCCCATCGATCTTCCCGATGGCGAAAAACCCATCTCCGTGCGGTTCCGGAAAACGTTCGGCGTGGCGGACCCGGCGGAGGTCTCCCGGTTGTTTTTCGATGTGAAAGTCGATGATGGCTGCCTCATCAAACTCAATGGCCAGGAAGTGGTCCGGTATAATTTGCCGGACGGGGAAACCACGCCGCAAACGCGGGCTTCGATGAAGATGGTGGGCTGGAAATTCAAAAGTGGAATTCCCTTTCCCGTCGATCCGAAACATCTCAAACCCGGCGCGAACGAAATTGAAGTGCGGGTGCACCAGCAATCCCCAACCAGCTCCGACCTCATGTTCGACATGGCGGTGCGTATCAAGGAGTAG
- a CDS encoding HypC/HybG/HupF family hydrogenase formation chaperone, producing MCLAVPIKVVELLEGQMAIGEQLGVQVEFSTALLEEVKIGAYVIVHTGIAIETLDEADARETLAIWNELNAGGDA from the coding sequence ATGTGTCTTGCGGTTCCCATCAAAGTGGTTGAGTTGCTCGAAGGCCAGATGGCCATCGGGGAGCAGCTCGGGGTGCAGGTCGAGTTTTCCACGGCGTTGCTCGAAGAGGTGAAGATCGGTGCCTATGTCATTGTCCACACCGGCATTGCCATCGAAACGCTCGACGAAGCCGATGCCCGGGAAACCCTCGCCATCTGGAACGAACTCAATGCGGGGGGCGATGCATGA